ATTATGGCGATACTTTGTCACCTTTCAACTTCAATCTATTGTTCTGTCTACCACTGTTATCTTCTATTGTTCCTCAGCAAGTCTTATTTGAAACCAGTTGATGCGGTCTGtttgcttcctctctctccccccttaAGCTGCTGATGTCAGTGAGCCAAAACAAGAAATGTGATTTAGCGGGTTAAGTAGCTACTTAACACATGTTTTAAAGATGCCCTACTCTTCGGACTtgtttgctttttaagaatTGTGGATTGTTGTTCTACTGCTTCTAGTTGTTTGTTGTAAGTAGTGAACAAGTGTTGGTATTCTAAAAAGACTACCGTATGTCATAATTTCATTTTGCCCCAGGTCAGTTCACCATCGTGACCTCCACTGCTTTGTCACCATGTCAGACCCGATGTGTGTCCGAGTTTTCTCTCTCAACTGCTGGTGAGTTATCATCAAGTGATTCTTGATCTGTTTTCTTGCCCATGCtgattctgttttcttcttcaggGGCATTCGGTTCCTGAGCAAACACTGTGCTCAGCGCTACGCCATGATTGGCGAGATGTTGTCTAAGGAAGGACATGACCTGGTCCTGCTACAGGAGGTGCCACTAAACAGTATTATGTGTTCTTTCTGAACACATAAATACTGAACAATTTAAATATGATAATTAGTTTGGTTTTGATTAGGGCTGCACAATATTGGAAGAAACGAACCTTTCTAAACATTTCTCTGCGATATATATATTAACATATTAACACAGATTCACATGAATTAACAATACTTTTCAACACATAATTTAGTAGCTATATTTGGGAAGTATTTGGTTGATTTTTGGTCATCTGAAACAAATAGACAAATTGATGCTATTTATGACTTTATTAAagcactgaagtgttttgttctAAAACCACAGTGCGCTCTTTTAGTCTATAAAATCATATGATCAAAGTATATCCATATTTCTGCCATTGATTTTCTTTTGGGGACTTTAAGCTCAAGAAGAGCTCCTTCGAGAACCATAATTTCTCAGTGGTTCTTAAGTGAAGGATAAGAAAAGTCGACACGACTCATATAAAGTGCTTGCATAACACCTATGTCCACTACCAAATCGTTTGTTTCACTATGTCCTAAAAATGGTCTCCATTTTAACCGGTAAACCAACATTGTCTTTCAGGTATGGAGTGAGAAGGATTTCCTCTTTTTGAAGAAGAAACTGAGCTGCAGCCATCCCCACTCACATTATTTCAAAAGGTGAGTTGCACCACTTCCATTATCAAATGTTTGATGTTTACCAacagagttatctgacacctggGTGTGCATGTTATTTGTTTAACTAGTTTTCAGGTATTCTGTTGCTCCTTATCTGGAAATGCTGCAGTAGAGTGTTAGAAATAGACTAATAATAGACTAATGTCTAAGATCCAGCACATAGGGTTCAAACAAGTTTTAAACTTCGGTGGATCTCTCGGCCAAATCACAAGACTCGGATGAATGTGTAAGCCTGCACTTCTAATCCCTCTTTGGTCTTGTACAAGTGTCGCGTCTAGTAAGTTTAGCTCTCACATCTTCCTGGACAAAATCCCTTTGGTGAGAATGTGATTTGATATTTCGCCCAGTAGCTTTTCTCTGTTTTAATTGCAGTGGCGTTATTGGGAGTGGACTGGCAGTTTTCTCCAAACACCGGATCCATGATACATTTCTTTATCGATACTCACTCAACGGTTATCCTTACATGGTGAGTGTTGAAGGAAGGGCTTTGAACGTGAATGTTAATGCTCTTTGAGGACTGACTTAAACACCTCCATGGGTTTGCAGTAGTCATTGCATTGTCTTTAAAATACAAGTTTAgcacatgttgaatttccatGCTGTGGGACTGATAAAGGCCATCTATTGAAAATGTCTCATCTGCACAACCCTCTGCACCTGCAGGCCCACCACGGTGACTGGTTTGGCGGCAAAGCCGTGGGATTGGCTGTAATCAACATCGGGAATTTGACTGCAAATGTTTACGTCACACACGTAGGTTTTGATCTGTAACTGAAGTTGTCCAAGATACTGATCCTTCAATCTTACACCATATTGATACTTGACTCTGCCCAGCTGCATGCAGAGTACTGCAGAGAGAAGGACTCGTACCTCCCTCACCGAGTGGTTCAGGCGTGGGAGCTGCAGCAGTTTGTTCGGTGAACCACAGATTTGTTTGCTCTTCCCTTTCTGTTTTGTGTCGAAACTAAGGTTGCTTATGTAAGCAGCTCTATTAGCATCTTCACCAGAAACTtactgcatatccagtgttttTATCTTCCTCTTTTAGCTCTATTTAGAACAGTAGTTTTCCCACCTAAAATGAATgacctttattgtcattgcatgGTAAAATAGCACAAAATGTTCTTATGCCAGGCCGTGACAACTTAAATGGCAAAATAGACTAGTTAGagaatagattaaaaaaagatttgttttgaCATTATAGCGCGGTGTGAAGTCTAAAATGGCATGAATAGACAAACTGAGATAATGAATctaaacttttgactgtttCGCATATTTGCAATAACAAACTTAAACTCATGGACTTCATAGGAGTTAATAAGTTATTAAGTTCAATAATAGTTGATAAGAGCAGTATTCATGCGTCTCTCGCTTGCCTGTAGGACGGAGCAACTTGGAAGTCTCTCTCACTGTGGATGATGGTTGCATCAAGGATTGGAGTGAAAATCATGCAAAACACTGTGAAACACGACTCCCTAACTGAccatttactgaaaaaaaaatggcctcATAAATGTTCATTAAATCGGAATGTGAAACAAGGCTGCAACAACAACCTCCTTTTCTCTAGCTTCCATCTGCCTGTATTTTCAATGATCTTTGAAATGTTTCAGGTTTCAGGAAcggtttacatttttaatgttgtgtgtgggtgtgggtgtgtatatatatatatatatatatatatatatatatatatatatatatatatatatatatattttttttttaactgtttttcTATTGTATCTCTCAGCCACACCTCTGCTGGGGCAGATGTGGTGATTTTAGGAGGCGACCTCAACATGCACCCTCAGGACCTTGGCACCAGATTGCTTCGCTCTTACACAGGACTGAGAGACTCCTACTTGGAGACGGCTCACTTTGATGTAAGCAGTGGGGATGATGGGTAATCAGCGCTACTCTTGCATATGGTGCGACTGAGAGTGCAAGACCTGGTTTTTAGGACTTCTTTCATTGGAATCATTCAGGGATGTGAGAATGGCATGACCCTGATCGAAGACAATCCTTTCATCAGTAAAAAAGAGATTGTTCCTTTTGAGAAGGGCATCAGAATCGACTACATTCTCTTCAAGGTgagttgttttctttgtctcaacAGAAGATCAAAGTCATTTTATCTGAAAGCCTTCCTTCACCGGTGCTGTCCAGGGTTCCTCCAGAGCCAATATGAGCTGTACGTCCTTGTGCACCACCAAAGGCTCAGTACCTGACCACCCATTCCCGTATTCTGACCATGAAGCTCTGACTGCTATGCTGAAGTTTGATCCTAGGTCTTCCAGTGTGACCGATGGTGTTGCACCAGAGACTGATTTGACTGGAGGTATTGTTCATAATCAATCCTTGTCATCATTgtcaaataataaatagtaagTCAGTATCGAGAGACATCACATTCATCCAATGTAGTTCATTTAGCAACACAAATCAAATCTTAGGAACCAAACGGTTCACTCAGATCTACAACACAAATAACACAACAAATAGGGAAATAAAACAATCTACAGAAGACATGCAACAATGAATgctgagttttaaaaaaaatgagtgtCCGACAAGACAAAAAAGTACGTGACAATCTTTTGCTGAGACTGCGGAgaaaattaaaacacacacacacgcaaccgCAGTGAACGGGTCGGTCCAATTGATGCGACGCTGTTGCGTCTCTAATGGCCCACCAGGTGGCAGCAGAGTAATTTGTTGAATCTTCGTTGAGCCGACGTTCCTTCGGCTGACAGGTCTGCTCTTGCCGCGGCCTTTTACTAGGTGTAAACAAGTTTTTGTgtgcgtttatttatttattttctgtttttttttgtatttgataTTTTAAACTTAATGGATTTGTGTTTTTACAATAGGAACAAAGTGGGTCATTTTTGAAGATTTCTGTTTTCGTTTTTCAGAAGTTGCTGAACTCATTGACATTCTGACTGAAGCCCGTACGGAGGTCAAAGTGGGTCTGCACTGCGCAGAGAGAATGCGCAGCTCCGCCGCTCGCACCGGGGTGATGGGTCTGGCTCTGCTGGTCCTGGAGCTGGCCATCCTAGCCGTGTTCTGGTTGGCCCTGGGAGCAGAACAGCCTTTCCCGCGGGTCTCCTTCTACCTGCTGGCGGCTCTCTGCTTTGCTATCCT
Above is a window of Synchiropus splendidus isolate RoL2022-P1 chromosome 6, RoL_Sspl_1.0, whole genome shotgun sequence DNA encoding:
- the smpd2b gene encoding sphingomyelin phosphodiesterase 2 isoform X2, whose protein sequence is MSDPMCVRVFSLNCWGIRFLSKHCAQRYAMIGEMLSKEGHDLVLLQEVWSEKDFLFLKKKLSCSHPHSHYFKSGVIGSGLAVFSKHRIHDTFLYRYSLNGYPYMAHHGDWFGGKAVGLAVINIGNLTANVYVTHLHAEYCREKDSYLPHRVVQAWELQQFVRHTSAGADVVILGGDLNMHPQDLGTRLLRSYTGLRDSYLETAHFDGCENGMTLIEDNPFISKKEIVPFEKGIRIDYILFKGSSRANMSCTSLCTTKGSVPDHPFPYSDHEALTAMLKFDPRSSSVTDGVAPETDLTGEVAELIDILTEARTEVKVGLHCAERMRSSAARTGVMGLALLVLELAILAVFWLALGAEQPFPRVSFYLLAALCFAILLTTFLLYIFYTIEIKSLQGAEDQMRLAGGSLQEKLRGVPPLRSKS
- the smpd2b gene encoding sphingomyelin phosphodiesterase 2 isoform X1 — protein: MPGIQSWTRSVHHRDLHCFVTMSDPMCVRVFSLNCWGIRFLSKHCAQRYAMIGEMLSKEGHDLVLLQEVWSEKDFLFLKKKLSCSHPHSHYFKSGVIGSGLAVFSKHRIHDTFLYRYSLNGYPYMAHHGDWFGGKAVGLAVINIGNLTANVYVTHLHAEYCREKDSYLPHRVVQAWELQQFVRHTSAGADVVILGGDLNMHPQDLGTRLLRSYTGLRDSYLETAHFDGCENGMTLIEDNPFISKKEIVPFEKGIRIDYILFKGSSRANMSCTSLCTTKGSVPDHPFPYSDHEALTAMLKFDPRSSSVTDGVAPETDLTGEVAELIDILTEARTEVKVGLHCAERMRSSAARTGVMGLALLVLELAILAVFWLALGAEQPFPRVSFYLLAALCFAILLTTFLLYIFYTIEIKSLQGAEDQMRLAGGSLQEKLRGVPPLRSKS